TACTTAACTTCATAGCTACACACCAACACAGGATAAACTTTATCCCCTCACTATAGCTGCACTTCTCCACATGTCCAGACttctagtggtcttctccacatgtccagacttctagtggtcttctccacatgaCCATACttctagtggtcttctccacatgtccagacttctagtggtcttctccacatgtccagacttctagtggtcttctccacatgtccagacttctagtggtcttctccacatggccagacttctagtggtcttctccacatggccagacttctagtggtcttctccacatgtccagacttctagtggtcttctccacatgtccagacttctagtggtcttctccacatggccagacttctagtggtcttctccacatggccagacttctagtggtCTTCTCCCCTTTTAATGCTCATATGCGCATCATTGAAAAAGGCCACAAGGTCTGAAATAGACACCAAAATAGACATACAAAGTCGACATACTGTACAAACAATTATCTAGGTTAAGTAAACCAACATTTTTTTTGATCTACTGCTCTGTATGGCTAACTAGCTAAAGTGTAGTCAGTGGCTAGCTAagacagagaaaggggaaggaagAAGTTCAACACTATTTTTTCAATACAGAACATGGATTCATCATGGATTGGGCAAACGTTTCTGATCACGCCAGTGTTGGCTAGAAATTACGTGCAGGGGCTTCCTGCAGGAATAGGTAGTCTTCCTGAGGTCTTCTCtgttgctaattagcattttgaAAATATTTTAAAGAAAAGTTGAGGCGAATATTGATCAAACTAATCTTGTCCGAGAGAGAaatacatggttatcaaaacgtcacaccaAGATAAGCCTACACCAATCACATAGTGAATTTTACAAACACGTCAAATGAAGTATGTGAAGaatggaaaaacaattggaaccatttccgtgTCTGACcattttatgggtattatgatgcGTCCACTGTGCCAGACTATACCACTTTTGTACTTAGCAACCTCATCAAACAGCTCTACAAATATGCCACCTACCAAGTACAGTAGCCGGGTCACAAAGGAAAACAACAGAAGCTTTAAAATCACTTTTATCATGGTATTGTGATGTAGTTATGtcattgagctgttcttgtctattaatgttctgcaTTATGTTGTCGTAGCAttgactatcattaaatgtgaagactgtataTCAAATCTCTATGTGTAATTTAATTACGaaattaaactaatcatgtaacttTAACTAGGAAGTCGAGGCACCACGGGAAAATGTTTAAAGAGCATTTATTTCCCGAATGAACTCTTccgatattttcatatcttatcaaTTACAGTCACTTAATGTATTATTACATCATTCTCATTACTGATCGTCGCAAACCCTAGGAAATCGTCACGAACCTTAAcataaatcatgaatcagcgatatacaaattggcttaattatttatttactaactaatcaatcacagaattacataaacacacacacaaataggttATACATTGGTTACTGACATGATAGAAAAGTCCCAAGTGGGTTAAGCCGATATGACGGAAAGGGGTGGGGATAGCGCAAGAGCGGGACACTCAAAGTTTCTAGCTACACTCATGGAAATGATAATACTTTTAAAATGAACAACTGCTCATTCGAAAATAAACTTCAATTGACATATTTACGAGTGTATGCCTTTTGTCCCTCGCTGATTGCTGGTCCATATGCTGTATAGTCAATCATCAGAGAGTCTCTGGTTGCGTTCCCTAGAAGTCCCAAGGTCTTTTGTGGTTGTAGTTGTTATAATGTATACTTCGGAGTACCATTCTGAAATGTTGTTATGGGATTCATTTACCCAACTAAAGTATTTAAACAGCTGCAGCCTGAATAATTGTTCTTTAGTTTGTCAATTTCTTGGCCATTTCACCATGGGAATGATCTCCACGTTCTCTGGTCTCgtcctttggtagagttgtaGTTTAAACCACTTCACACACCAGTGTCACCCGCCATGTTTTGGTCTCTAGAGTGATAGCCATTCCAATGTGGGGACCTCATCCCGGCGTTATCTGGACTCTAGTTTGTAGATTTCTTAACCATTTGAGATGTCCGGCTTACCGTGGGTCTCTTTGGCATCGAGTAGTACTTCTTCTCTGTTGAAAGTTTCAGAGTTCAAGCCATTTCAACGTGGGAACTCCTGCCCCTGCGTTTTTGACTAATGTAAAATGTGTCAGCAGTCCTTTATAAGCACTCGCCTTGGAGGGCGGTTCCATCCCTTTTGTcccaatgtctgtgctcacgtgggCGTGGTTACTGACTGGGTAAAACTACACGAAAGACAATTCTCATTTAGGAGGCTAACATCATATTACAttttctcacaaatagtttcatattcaatcatatattttATACAACCATCAGATGCCAACTCGATAATTGAGAAGTGTACACAACCAAAGATACAGTAATGTGTGTTAGCTGTCCTTCATGAGAACACCACATGAAACAAACTTGACATGACAGTTCTTTAAATGCCCATGGACaattcccacattctcaaaaatagaaatattgtttaattctTCAATTTTGGGGATTAGGAGCTTTGGCAAGAAGAATGCCTTTGTTCTCCATAGGCTCTCTCCCTCAATACTCTATGGCAGTGAAGAGAGTTTCTCCCAGGAATTTATGAGCGTTATGAAAcctgtggtgggagagagagggggtgagctaCGATATAAACCCAAAAGGGCCACGTCGTGAcaatgtcatgtttcatgttttgtgtggacctcaggaagagtagttgctgctttcgcaacagctaatgggatcctaataaaaactTTATTAATTAAAACTTAATTATTGTTGAATACAATTTTTTTAAGGGCTTGAAGGGCATTCAAGAGTGTGCATTATTTCTCTATAGCACACAGTATATCAGCATGGTAGATTTCAATGGCAAATTCATGCctacatgttctatgtttgagctgcttttgcgCCTGCAAAAGTCAAATTGAAAACCTTATTGGCCTTGTTGAattcgattttcataatagcaagctaggactgatggtttgttTAGCTAAACTGGTAAGTCTCTGTTTGGTTACTAAGACAACTAcggtagctatctagtaaactacttcagtggatgttgaacacaatTCTACCTATAAATGAACACATTACTAGCAGAAAAATGTGTTAGTTTACAGCAATGTTATTACATGGATAATCAACTCTAGGCTCTGTaaaataatgcaactccgtgGAAGGTCAGTTCCACGCCGCTAGTTCCTTCCACGTTGTTCATTATTTCTCATAGAACGCATAtcccctcgttgattatcccttacataaCGCCCCCAAAAAGTCTGTGGTGGTTATAGTGTTAATATCCCCATGTCATCAGTAGAGCCTTCTGGGAGGCTTTTTCATCAGGGTGTAAAAACTTTTGGGCATGGTCATGTTGCTCACAACACAGATTGGTTTTGCTGTGCTTCAGAGGCCATCTTTTATAACCTATTCCGGCTCTGGGGCTGTTATTCCCTACACCACATATAAGAGATGTACTGGTGGTGTCTGTACGAACAATAACTGTAACCATGCTTTCACTGATCACACAATGaattgttgatagtatgaccatctatCTAAATAATCATTCACCTTTATTCCTTGATTAAATCATATCAAATGTTGTGTGTCACGTGTTATGTGTCACAAAGTAACAAATaactaaagagcagcagtaaaataacaatagcgagttctatatacagggggaaccggtacagagtcaatgtgcgggggcaccggttagtctaggtaattgaagtaatatgtagatagagttattaaagttactatgcatagataataacagagagtagcagcagcatagaagatgtgtgtgtgtgtgtgtgtgtatgtgtgtgtgtgtgtgtgggtagaaggggtagaagctgtttagaagcctattggacctagacttggtgcttggtaccgcttgccgtgcagtagcagagtgaacagtctatgactagggtggctgcagtctttgacaattgttagggccttcctatgacaccgcttggtatagaggtcctagttggcaggaagcttggccctggtgattAACACCTCATCTATCATATTGTAGCGGCATTtattagagaggggtaaagaTAAAGATTTTGTTcaggcgccaggcaggtattaaccatgctgaaaggaaaagagtagaatagagagcgtaccactaccagacccacacacatcagcagaagagactgcctagagtgtagcctgtttaccagatagccagtggagagaagagagaagacacaCCATATAAACCCACGTcacagcacaggggtaaccccaCCAATAATACCTcatactataataataataataataataataataataatggcagAGCAGTTGAATGGCAACTTCATAGAAACAATTTACAAGAaagaacccagtcatcaacagaGGATTTGCAATAATCTGCATTACCTTCCAGTGGAGAagtgcagagggtatgaatgtggggggtgttcatagacacaacaaaggccttaaaaatgtccacaatctcctcggccacatgtcattagtacaccccacctcaatacagttcacataacaatacacaacttgcaagcaacccaaatacttctggcagggaaataatagtccagctctaatgaacttcaatggGAAATGCATTTGAAAAATAGAAAGTCTGCTGCAGGGTAAAGCActgagggaagagaaagagagatcttAGCTGTTGACTTGCAGTTGTACTGGCTTGCAGTTGTACTGTCTGACCGTCTGATGGTTTATTGGCTTGTATGTCAAAGCTTCTCAGCAATGTTGCTACTAAACCATACGATGCAACAAGGACTTCTGCAgcatagcacaaacacacacacacacacacaatcaaactgtcgcgccaACCAAGAGCTCCACCCCAGTGAGCTGAAAGAGCTGtctttatttcctccttccttactgctgATGAGGTCTTAAAGTGTCCGCGCATGGTGAAGGCTCCGTGTAGGATTTCGCCACAATATGATCATATCTcatattgtgtgtttgtgtgtgtgtgtgtgcatgcatggttgtgtgtgtgtgcggtgggaATTATATCCACCTCCCATTAACTTTACCTTGACACAGGTTGTTTGTCCTCCTCCTGCCAACTTctccttggaacaggttgtttgACCTCCTCCTGCCAACTTctccttggaacaggttgtttgtcctcctcctgtcaacttctccttggaacaggttgtttgtcctccTCCTGCCAACTTCTCCTTGGAACAGGTTGTGTGTCCTCCTCCTGTCAACTTTaccttggaacaggttgtttgtcctccTCCTGTTAACTTCTCAttggaacaggttgtttgtcctcctcctgttaacttctccttggaacaggttgtttgtcctcctcctgccaacttctccttggaacaggttgtttgtcctcctcctgttaacttctccttggaacaggttgtttgtcctcctcctgccaacttctccttggaacaggttgtttgtcctcctcctgtcAACTTTaccttggaacaggttgtttgtcctcctcctgccaacttctccttggaacaggttgtttgtcctcctcctgccaacttctccttggaacaggttgtttgtcctcctcctgtcAACTTTaccttggaacaggttgtttgtcctcctcctgccaacttctccttggaacaggttgtttgtcctcctcctgccaacttctccttggaacaggttgtttgtcctcctcctgttaacttctccttggaacaggttgtttgtcctcctcctgttaacttctccttggaacaggttgtttgtcctcctcctgccaacttctccttggaacaggttgtttgtcctcctcctgttaacttctccttggaacaggttgtttgtcctcctcctgccaacttctccttggaacaggttgtttgtcctcctcctgtcAACTTTaccttggaacaggttgtttgtcctcctcctgccaacttctccttggaacaggttgtttgtcctcctcctgccaacttctccttggaacaggttgtttgtcctcctcctgtcAACTTTaccttggaacaggttgtttgtcctcctcctgccaacttctccttggaacaggttgtttgtcctcctcctgccaacttctccttggaacaggttgtttgtcctcctcctgccaacttctccttggaacaggttgtttgtcaAATATAAATAGCTCATTAATAATTATTTTATGGGGGTTGCTGTTTGCagggctatatactgtatatgaggGGACAAAGTATGTGTTCAACCAAACTGCAACCAGACTTATACCGTAGATCTACAGAGACATCATGAGAGCCACTGCAGCCATCCTATTGATCCTCTGTCTCCTAGCCGCCAGTCATGGTAAGTAACCATCATCTTAAACATGCTTGATCAACTTCGAATTGGTCATCAAGTTGGCTCCATAATTTCATCCTCCTTTTTACTGGTTTACTTTACTCATGTGTCATTGATCTGGTGTCTCCATAGCCTGGGACTGTCAGCCTGTAGTggatatcaagaatctgatgCAGATCGATGCAGGACTGGGGCAAATGGTTGCTACGAACACAAGTCAAACCCCCTACTACCTGGTAGGTGATAAATGGATCACCCTGCCTGGTTCCCTGAAGCATATCACTGTAGAACCAGCAGGGATCTGGGGTATCAACAAGGCAGACTCAATCTACAAGTATGTGGCCGGTAACTGAGTGCAAGCTGCAGGTTAGTGGAGAGCATTACTCAATATTTATCCAGAGGACACCTGCTTCTTAGCTTTCCTGATACCATCAGGCTGTTGAGAAAAGTATTAATGTGTTACATGTTTAACGTAATGCCATTGTAAGTCATTTGGCAGAACTCACAGATACGCACTTCATGTTTGCTTGTCTGTTTGTCTTTGTGGTCTTCAGGCAGTCTGAAGCAAGTGGATGCTGGGGGCAACCAGTTTATTGTGGGGGTCTACATGAAAGATACTTCATTCTGTCTGACAAGTAGTGCCACAGTTGGCTACAAGGGTCCAAGCTCACCCCTTCCATGGACAGGATTGCCAGGAAGTGTGAAGTATTCTAGTTGCGGACCTTTTGGGTGCTGGGCAGTCAACAAGAATGATGATATCTTCTTAATGAGTGTGAGATCTGGGAAAGAGTGTGAGAGCTGGAGCAGAGTAGTAGAGGATGGAGAACCTCAGTTATTTTAAAACTGTTTCATATTATATCTGTTGAAATTGTCCTAAAACCCTGATTGAATCTGTTTTCCAGCTGAATCAAGACTGTCAAAACAACGGGTGGAGTCACATTGATGGCAATCTTTCCATGATTGAAGTGGCAACTGATGGTAGTGTCTTTGGGGTCACCTCTGCGGGTAGTGTTTATACCAGGTAAGGTTGCTACTGAACTATGTGTATGGTTCCACCCTTTTTACACATTATTTCAACACATGATTAAATCATTTTAAAATGACTTGTAATAATAACTTGAATGATAACTCTTATCCTTACTGTACATGCTTTGTGAAGCAAAAAATGTCAATTAATTTATTATCtacgttttttaaatttaaaatcTAAACTTATAACAGACTTATAAAGAAATGTGTAGACCGTGTAAGGTAAAATATGTCAAAGTTGGATCTCCTTTAAAGCTGCAGTTTGGGATACAAAAATATATGGCTATATACAATTATATAAGTCTAACAATGTATGCACTTTATAAAACATTTATGAGCTTTAAATGTGAAACGCCATTTTCAAATAGTGTATGTTGATGTtagggtggtgctggagattatTAATATGAAGTAgcaacatttagaaatgtcccttTAAGATCATAAGGCATGTGAACCCACCTCCTTCTTCAACACAGAGACGGCATCACAGCCAGTAAACCAGAGGGCACTGGATGGAGCCATATCCCAATGTGCATGATAATGAAGCATGTGACCTACGACCTGGGCCGTCTTTGGGTCGTCTCCAAGTCCGGCTTCGCCATGGTGTGCCCACATTAGCCTCTCCTTTTCAGCTGAAGGCCGTTCAGAATCTGACAAGTTCACTTGCTAACTCATTGATGTTGGTTTCTGGAAGAGCCTTCTGCTTGAGAAATGTTTATGTTATTTCACAAGATCCCTTAATACAAAAACAAAATTTATTTAACTATACTTTTCAGTACCTTATCTCTATCAATATTAAATCAATGATCTTATTGAGATGATAAAAATGTTCGGTGAAGATTTATTCTCACACACAATTGACCAGCAATAGCATTATTTAAGTTGTGTGCTATTTTCTTGATCAGTCCTTGATTAACACCTAAATAGATCTTTGCCATGGAGgctatttaactgtactgtaaACTAGGGCACAGTCATGTTGCTCACAATCCACATGGGGTTTGCTGTTCTTCAGAGGTCATCAATAGGGTTGGATGAAATCCTTGTTATTGCTCATTATCTTCTATAATTTCCCTCAAATAAAGCATTCATTTTGAAACTAATTTCAGTGGTTTTAAATAATATTGAACAGGGGGATTTAAGGTAGCTGTGCAAAGATCCAGTTAACAATCTGTTTTGTGAATCTTCTTACTCAGAAAGTTAAATATGACTAGAGAACTATAGTTCTACAGTGTGCAGGAACAGTGAACCTTTAGTTCCCTGATGCATAGTTTGATTTACAGGTTCCCTATTAATGTAGTGTCAGGGACATACAGTGGTGTAagaatacttgaaagtactacttaattaGTTTTCGTGTTTTACTATTTCTATATAgactaccaatcaaaagtttggacacacctccttaTTCaggggttgttctttatttttgtTATATTCTagattgtggaataatagtgaagacatcaatactatgaaataacacatggaatcatgtagtaaccaaaaaaagtgttcaataaatcaaaatatattttatatttgagattcttcaaagtagccaccctttgccttgatgacagctttgcacactcttggcattctctcaaccagcctcatgaggaatgaacctggaatgcatttcaattaacataattttgcacgcccaatttttccgtttttgatttgttaaaaaagtttgaaatatccaataaatgtcgttccacttcatgattgtgtcccacttgttgttgattcttcacaaaaaatacagttttatatctttatgtttgaagcatgaaatgtggcaaaaggtcgcaaagttcaagggggccgaatactttcgcaaggcactgtagatgccctcaatctcacacaaatcatcaaggaacccaccaggtacaaccctaaatctgtaaacatgggcaccctcatagacattaacctgaccaactggccctccaattacacctccgctgtcttcaatcaggatctcagcgatcactgcctatttgcctgtatccgctacgggtccgcggtcaaacgaccacccctcatcactgtcaaacactccctaaaacacttctgcgagcaggcctttctaatcgacctggcctgggtatcctggaaggatattgacctcatcccgtcagttgaggatgcctggtcattctttaaaagtaacttcctcaccatctaagataagcatgctccattcaaaaaatgcagaactaagaacagaacccttgattcactccagacctgactgcccatgaccagctcaaaaacatcctgtggcatactgcaatagcatcgaataggccccgcgatatgcaactgttcagggaagtcaggaaccaatacacggagtcagtcaggaaagcaaaggccagctttttcaagcagaaatttgcagataatcgaaaacttcaacaagcatctCAACGGCTGGACATGTATTCCTCCTGGCTATTccaacctcagccaacagctccgcccccccccccccctcgcccaagcctccccagcttctcctttacccaaatccagatagcagatgttctgaaagagctgcaaaacctggacccatacaaatcagctgggcttgaccctctatttctgaaactatccgtcgcctttgtcgcaacccctattaccagcctcctcatgccttttgcacataatgtatatatacttttttctactgtgttattgacttgtttattgattactccatgtgtaactctgtgttgtctgttcacactgctatgctttatcttggccaggtcgcagttgtaaatgagaacttgttctcaactagcctacctggttaaataaaggtgaaatacatttttttaatctaGTGGCCACAATCTTTACATCCCCTTGGCAACATACATATCAACCAGATTGCAAGCAGCCAATGCATTATTATTCTAGTTCTACATGCTGATGTGACAATTCCTCCACCAGAGGCCAGCCGAGATCCTTCATGGTCTTTGCCCAAATGTATTTGCAATCTTTGCTAGCAAATGCGATGCTGTCTCCAATAATATTTCTACTTTATTTTTTACGTTTGTGGCGTCTCCACTTTCCAAGCGTATTCAGGAATAATTCCAAATGTTTCTCATAGGGAAGCATTGCATGTTATTTCTTGTTTTGATTCTTGCCGCACTTCCCCTCACCAATTGGACTCTGGGGCTGTAATTCACTGCACCGCGTATGAAAGATAGTGTGGTGGTGCCTGTTTACACTTTACTTGGATAATCCGAAGTAGATGTTCAGTAGATGTTCAATAACTCaacaacatttcaactaactaaccctgaacctaaacttaacccttagcctaaccctaaacctaacccgtaTCCTAACGCTGACACTAACTGTAACCTTAACAAAcatttgcttat
This DNA window, taken from Oncorhynchus kisutch isolate 150728-3 unplaced genomic scaffold, Okis_V2 scaffold988, whole genome shotgun sequence, encodes the following:
- the LOC109882272 gene encoding fish-egg lectin-like gives rise to the protein MVKAPWDKVCVQPNCNQTYTVDLQRHHESHCSHPIDPLSPSRQSCLGLSACSGYQESDADRCRTGANGCYEHKSNPLLPGSLKQVDAGGNQFIVGVYMKDTSFCLTSSATVGYKGPSSPLPWTGLPGSVKYSSCGPFGCWAVNKNDDIFLMSLNQDCQNNGWSHIDGNLSMIEVATDGSVFGVTSAGSVYTRDGITASKPEGTGWSHIPMCMIMKHVTYDLGRLWVVSKSGFAMVCPH